The DNA segment CCTGGGCAGTCAAGGCTCCGCTGCTCGCGCCGTGGTTCGCGCTGCTGGGGTACCTGCTGTACACGCAGTTCGACCGCGACGTGATCGACGAGTGGCTCCAGGAGACGTGGTTCTTCACGAAGGCGATCTTCCCGCTGTTGATCGCCGGGACGTTCGTCATCGGCATCATCGGCGCGATCGCCGCCATGGCTCAGGGAATGGGGCCGCTGGAGACGGTGACCACCGACGCTGGCGAGACCTTCACGGCCCACCAGGTCGCGCCCGGGTTGCTGACCCAGGGCATCTTCGGCGAGACGACGCTGCTATCCTCCGGTCTGGCGTCGGTCATCGGCGCGGTGCTGTACATGCCGACGCTGCTGGAAGTGCCCATCATCGGGTCGCTGTTCGGCTACACCAACGGCCTGATGGCCGACGGTCCCGCGCTGGCGCTACTGCTGGCCGGTCCGTCGCTGTCGCTGCCGAACATGCTCGTCATCTGGAAGACCATCGGCACCAAGCGGACGGCCCTGTATATCAGCCTCGTGGCAGTGTCTGCGACCGTCGCAGGGCTGATCTGGGGGCTGCTGATCGTCTGACGTATCGACGCACGACCAACTCACACCACACACAACACAACCTATGAAAATCGAAGTCATCGGACCTGGCTGCGCCAGGTGCAAAAAGACCGCACAGAACGTCAACAAAGCGCTCGAGCAACTCGACGGCAGCGCCGACGCGACCGTCGAGAAGGTCGAAGCACAGATGGAGATCATCGATCGCGGCGTGATGCACACGCCCGCCGTCGCCGTCGACGGTGACATCGCCGTCGAAGGCGATATTCCCGACGTCGACCAGCTAGTCGACCTGTTCGAGACGGCCTAGGGCGATCGCTTCGGCTGGCCGGATGCACACACTGATTTGTGTGCCGGCCCTATCGTCAGCCAACAACGATGTCCTCACAATCGGACGACTACCGGGTCTCGCCCGAGACAATGTCGGATCTGGAGTCGATGACCGCGACGTGCAGCGTCGAGAGCGCTCGCGACATCTTCCAGGCACTCTCGGACGACCGCCGGCTGCTGATCATGCGGCTGCTCGGCGAGTCGGAGCTCTGCGTCTGTGACCTGGTCGAGTTGTTCGACATCGAGTACTCGAAGCTCTCCTATCACCTCAAGAAACTCAAGGAGGCGGATCTCGTCGAAGCGGATCGAGATGGCAACTACGTGACCTACCGGCCGACCGAGCGCGGCGAGGACGTCATCGAGATCGTCCGGAGTATGTGCTGACGCTCTGGCCGGCGAATATTCCTGGATCGCTCGATTCTGGAATGTGTGCTAGTTAGTGCCACGCCGATTCGGGACCGACACGACCATGTCAGCGGCGCGAGCACGGTGGGATATGTACGTCGGACGATTCGTCGTCGTCGGCCCGGAGGTTGGCGCCTACCGCGTTTCATCGCGATCGTTTCCTAACCGCCAGGCGATCACTCGCAACGGGACCGTCACGATCGAACCCACGCCGGACGCCCCGCCGTCGGACAACCCCTACATCTCCTACAACGGGCTGCGCGTGACCGACCGAGGTGCGGTCGTCGGCAACGGCAGTCACGTCGATCCCATCGCCGAGAAACTCGAGCTGGGCTACCCCGCTCGGGACGCGCTCGCAGAACCGCTGCTGGCGCTGGACTTCGAGAAAGACGACTACGACACGCCCCGAGTCGCGGGCATCATCGGCCTGGAGGACGATCCCACAGTCGAAAGCGCCGTGATCGGAACGGTCCGGCGAGACGCGTTGCTCGTCGAGGAAGTCACCGAGCCGACCATAGTTGCGACCTACGAGAAAGACAGTCCCGAGCCGTTCGCCTTCGAGGCGAGCGACGCCGCCGAGGCCGCTCGCGAAGCGTACGATCTGGAGTTCGAGCACGCCGTCTGTGCCGCTGGTGTCGCCGTCGACGGCGACGGCTTCGAGACGGCGATCGTCAACGAATAGAGCAGATCCGGTGTCAGACACGCGTTTCCGCCGGCAGCGACGCCAAGAAATGTGAAAGGTGCAGGCGTTCGTCAGTCCCCTCAACCAGGTCGAAGTCGATCTCGCCGGCGAGCTGGTGGACCCGGGCGAGTTGCCGCCCGGTGTAACGCGATCGGGCAGTTCTGAGGATCGCCTCCATGAGTTCCGCACCGCTGTACCCTTCATCGACCAGCAGGTCGTCGAGCGCCGAGCGCGCGTCGTCGAACCGCCCCTCTTCGGCAGCGACGAGCATCGCCTCGACGTCGTCATCGGCCTCGATATCGCCCAGCACCTCGTATGCGGTATTCATGGTAATCTCGCCCTCGGCTTCGGCGGTCGTCTGGGCGCTCAGCACGGCCGTCCGGATGTCACCGTTCGCGTAGCCCGCGACGTACTCCAGGCCCTCCGCGTCGTAGGAAACGCCCTCAGCATCGACGATCCGTTCGAGGACCGAGACGAGTTCTCCGTGAGTCGGCGCACGCACCGGGATCGGGAAGCACCGCGATCGGATCGGCGCGATCAGCGCGCTCGGCTGGCGCGTCGCGATGACGAACTGCGTGGCCTCGTAGTACTGCTCCATAACCCGACGCAGCGCCTGCTGGAAGTCCTCACGCATCGCCTCGGCGTTGTCCAGCAGGATCGTCTTGTAGTCCCCGCCCATCGGCGTGTAACTGGCCGATTCCTTGAGGACGTAGTTGATCATCTCCCGCTTGGGGAGGCCGCTTTTCCCCTGCAGGAACGACCGGAATCGGGGATCGTTTTTGATCTCCGTCTTCGAGCGATCGAAGAAGTCGGCGACGTTGAGTTCGATGAAGTCGTTCTCGACGTCCGCGTGAACGTCTGCGGCAAGTGCTCGAACGGCCGCGGTCTTGCCGGCCCCTTTCGGCCCGTGAACGAAGAGGTTCATCGGCTCCTCGCGAGCGCGTCCCAGGCGCTCGCGCACCGTCTCCTGGGGCAAGTCCTCGATCGCCGGCGCGTGCGTCGCGGTCCACAGCGGCCCGTCCATCGGGCCGTGGTACGCGGGCGGCGTTGAAGTATCCTGCGAGCGACGGCCACTGCGGGTGTCGGAGTTCTATATATCGAAACGCAATTTATTCGAGGCGATCGGAGGGCCACATCTGCCGGACGACGGGACACCAGTACCCCGATTCTACGGGAATGCCGACTGCTCCGGGCTACCTAACATCGACCGGAGATGAGAGCGGCGAATCGTTCCGACAGCCCGGGCGCGTCAGAGAGGGTGCAAGTCGGTCGTTGTAGATCTGCCTGAGCCCCAACGTCCGTTCGTCGTTCACGACCGCAGTTGCAGTCAACTGCACAGTGCCCTATCGGCTAGTCAGCCCATCCGTGGCTCGCAGTCC comes from the Halapricum desulfuricans genome and includes:
- a CDS encoding ArsR/SmtB family transcription factor, translating into MSSQSDDYRVSPETMSDLESMTATCSVESARDIFQALSDDRRLLIMRLLGESELCVCDLVELFDIEYSKLSYHLKKLKEADLVEADRDGNYVTYRPTERGEDVIEIVRSMC
- a CDS encoding AAA family ATPase; translated protein: MDGPLWTATHAPAIEDLPQETVRERLGRAREEPMNLFVHGPKGAGKTAAVRALAADVHADVENDFIELNVADFFDRSKTEIKNDPRFRSFLQGKSGLPKREMINYVLKESASYTPMGGDYKTILLDNAEAMREDFQQALRRVMEQYYEATQFVIATRQPSALIAPIRSRCFPIPVRAPTHGELVSVLERIVDAEGVSYDAEGLEYVAGYANGDIRTAVLSAQTTAEAEGEITMNTAYEVLGDIEADDDVEAMLVAAEEGRFDDARSALDDLLVDEGYSGAELMEAILRTARSRYTGRQLARVHQLAGEIDFDLVEGTDERLHLSHFLASLPAETRV
- a CDS encoding thioredoxin family protein, which produces MKIEVIGPGCARCKKTAQNVNKALEQLDGSADATVEKVEAQMEIIDRGVMHTPAVAVDGDIAVEGDIPDVDQLVDLFETA
- a CDS encoding IMP cyclohydrolase, which encodes MYVGRFVVVGPEVGAYRVSSRSFPNRQAITRNGTVTIEPTPDAPPSDNPYISYNGLRVTDRGAVVGNGSHVDPIAEKLELGYPARDALAEPLLALDFEKDDYDTPRVAGIIGLEDDPTVESAVIGTVRRDALLVEEVTEPTIVATYEKDSPEPFAFEASDAAEAAREAYDLEFEHAVCAAGVAVDGDGFETAIVNE